CCCGATTGGGAAAAGCTGACCCAGGTCTCGGAAGACCTGATGAAGAAGATGAAGGGCAATCCCTACTTCGTCGACGTCGACACCGACTACCAATTCGGCCAGCCCGAGATCCAGATCACGCCCAACCGCGACGCCGCGCAGGCGCGGCAGGTCAGCGTGGAGGACATCGGGCGCGTGATCAACGCGATGATCGGCGGCGCCAAGACGGGCAAGTTCACCGAATCGGGCCACCGCAACGACATCCGGGTGCGCCTGGAGGAGGACGCGCGGCAGAGCTCGAAGGACATCGACCGGCTTTACGTGCGCAACCAGCGCGGCGAGCTGGTCAAGCTGAGCGACGTGGTGACGATCAAGCAGCGCGAAACCCTGAAGAGCATCACCCGCAAGGACCGCGAGCGCGCCATCGGCATCTTCGCCAACGTCGGCCCGGGAAAATCTCAGGACGAGGCGCTCAAAGAGGTCGACAAGCTCGCCAAGGAGACGCTGCCCGCGGGCTACCGGACGGTGTTGAGCGGCTCGGCCGAGACCTTCAAAGAGTCCTTCCAGAGCCTGCTCTTCGTCTTGGTCTTGGGCATCATCGTCGCCTACATGGTGCTCGGCAGCCAGTACAACAGCTTCATCCATCCCTTCACGGTCCTGCTGGCCCTGCCCTTCAGCGTCTCGGGCGCCTGGCTGGCCCTCTACCTGACGCACCAATCGCTGAACATCTACAGCTTCATCGGCGTGATCTTGCTGATGGGCATCGTGAAGAAAAACTCGATCCTGCTGGTCGACTTCACCAACCAGCGCCGCGAGGCGGGCTTGGACAAGACGGCGGCCCTGCTCTCTGCCTGCCCGCAGCGCCTGCGGCCGGTCCTGATGACCTCCTTCGCGACCCTGGCCGCGGCCGTCCCGCCGGCCTTAGGGCTGGGCGCCGGCTCGGAGACCCGCGTCCCCATGGCGACGGTCATCATCGGCGGCGTCTTCATCTCGACCCTGCTCACCCTCTTCGTGGTGCCCTGCGCCTACAGCCTGCTGGCATGGCTGGAGCGGAAGAAGTACCACGTCGAGGATTTGGAGGAAGCGCCGGAGGCGGCGTGGGAGGATGAGGAGAAGCGGGCGCGGGCTTGAACTGATCTGGTATTGAAATAATATTTAATAATTACAATAAGTTAACTACACATATCCCCACTTTTTATTGAGCTAGCACTGAAATATTGGCATGCCAATATTTCAGTGCTATATAGGCTCCATGAGAAGTCTCCAACCCTGGATCGAACGGGACCTCCAGGAAAAATTCGTCTTTCTTTCCGGCCCTAGGCAGGTTGGAAAAACCCACCTGGCCAAGGCCATCCTGCAAAATATCAAGGGCAAGTATTACAACTGGGATTTAGCGGAGGACCGCCGGCAGATCCTCGCTAAGAATTTCCTTGGAGATCGCTTTGTCGTACTCGATGAACTCCACAAATACGATCGTTGGAAAAGTTTCCTCAAAGGGGTTTATGACAAATACCATTCGACCTTAAGCGTCTTGGTTACAGGTTCCGCCAGGATGGACATCTACCGTAAGGGAGGCGATAGCCTGGTGGGACGATATTTTCTCTTTCACCTACACCCGCTCACGATGGGTGAAATCACCTCTCCCTCACGGATTCTTCCGCCCAAGGATCTATTTGAAGATGCCGCATCCCGCGGAGATCCTGCACTACTCGAGAGTTTAATGAAGTTCGGCGGCTTCCCCGAGCCTTTTTACAAGGGATCGGAGCAGGCTCACGCCCGCTGGTCGATCCAGCGCAATGAGCTCCTCGTCCGGGAAGACATTCGCGACTTGACCAATATCAGCTTACTGAGCCTCATCGAGCACCTTCTGTTGTTACTCCCGGATCGAGTCGGCTCTATCCTGAGCATCAATGCATTGAAGGAAGACCTGCGGGTCGCCTACAACACCGTCCTATCTTGGCTGAACACGCTCGAAAATCTTTATCTGATTTTCATCTTGAAACCCTATACCCAACAATTGAGTCGAGCGATTCACAAAGAAAAAAAGCTGTATCTTTGGGATTGGTCCCAGGTGCCGTCCGAGGGCGCGCGTTTCGAAAACTTGGTGGCCAGCCACCTATGGAAGGCCGTGCAAATTTGGCGAGACCTGGGGATGGGAAATTTCGAACTATTTTTCCTCCGCGACCGAGACCGGCGGGAAGTGGATTTTCTCATCACCGAGGCCAAAAAACCTTGGCTGCTGGTGGAAGCCAAGTGGGGCGATACGCAAATTTCAGAATCCTTGGATTATTTCGCGAATCGCCTCCAAATACCGGGCATTCAGTTGACCGCGCAAAGTAACGTCCGAAAGCAGTCGGGTCGTATCCAAGTCCTGAGCGCGGATCAATGGTTGGCGGGGCTGCCTTGAAGTAAGACCGGCGGATAGACTCTTCGCCCTTTGTAATGCTCTCGAGCCGTAGAGACTCGAGTGCGAGAGGGGGCAATGGCCACCTCACTGCAAGACCCAACCCTCCATGGTATTGGTTTTTCGTTTTTAATTTCAGCTAGTTATGAAAAAATTTTAACCGTATCGTTATATCTGAGATTAAATTGCCAAATTAAATGAAATTCGGCAAAATACTTGCGTGATTAAATATTATGAAAGAAAACTTAATATTAATCAGCTGTTAAAGCATAAATCCCTTTTCTTGCTGGGTCCCAGGCAGACCGGGAAAAGCACCCTCCTTCAGCACCAATTCCCCCAAGCCAAGTCCTTCAACCTGTTGCGCGCCGATACCTTTCGCGATTTAAGTTCGCGCCCGGAATTACTCCGGCAGTCCCTGAGGCCCGAGGATCGCCTCGTGATCCTCGATGAAATTCAAAAGCTCCCGGCCCTGCTGGACGAGGTCCAATTCCTCATCGATCAAGACCCGCGGCGTCGCTTCATCCTGACGGGCAGTAGCGCCCGCAAGCTCAAACGAAGCGACGCCAATCTGCTCGCGGGTCGCGCTTGGATCTGTCATTTGCACCCGCTCGTCTCGGCCGAGCTCGATTTCCAGCGGCTGACGGACCGCCTCAACCGAGGCAGCCTGCCGGCGGTGATCGACTCGCCGCTCCCCCTGGAAGATCTCAAGGCCTATGTCGGGACTTATTTACAGGAAGAGATCCGGGCGGAAGGCTTGACCCGATCGATCGAAAATTTTTCGCGATTCTTGGATACGGCGGGTCTGACGAACGGCGAGCTGGTCAACTTCACCAAGGTCGCCAACGATGCGGGGCTCCCGCCGAAAACCGTCCGTGAATATTATCAGATCCTCACGGACACCTTGATCGGCTTAATGATTCCGCCTTTTCAAAAAACCGCGAAGCGGAAACCCGTTTCCACCGCCAAATTTTATTTCTTCGACGTCGGCGTCGCGAATTATCTGATGCGCCGCGGGCAAATTTTGCCGGGTTCGGCGGACTTCGGCCGCGCCTTGGAACATCTCGTCACCCTCGAGGTCCGCGCCTATCTCGACTATTCGCGGATCGACCTCCCATTGACCTTTTGGCGGAGCCAATCCAAATTCGAAGTCGACTTGGTCGTCGGGGATCACCTGGCTATTGAAGTCAAGGCCAAGGAACGGATCACCGACGGTGATTTGAAGGGGCTTCGCGCGCTGGCGGAAGAAATGCCCTTAGGCGAAAGGATTGTCGTGAGCTTGGAGACGTGGAACCGTCAAACCGAAGACGGGATTCAAATCCTGGCCGTCGAGGAATTT
This genomic window from Deltaproteobacteria bacterium PRO3 contains:
- a CDS encoding ATP-binding protein, yielding MLGPRQTGKSTLLQHQFPQAKSFNLLRADTFRDLSSRPELLRQSLRPEDRLVILDEIQKLPALLDEVQFLIDQDPRRRFILTGSSARKLKRSDANLLAGRAWICHLHPLVSAELDFQRLTDRLNRGSLPAVIDSPLPLEDLKAYVGTYLQEEIRAEGLTRSIENFSRFLDTAGLTNGELVNFTKVANDAGLPPKTVREYYQILTDTLIGLMIPPFQKTAKRKPVSTAKFYFFDVGVANYLMRRGQILPGSADFGRALEHLVTLEVRAYLDYSRIDLPLTFWRSQSKFEVDLVVGDHLAIEVKAKERITDGDLKGLRALAEEMPLGERIVVSLETWNRQTEDGIQILAVEEFFRRLWNGAMIPATPPISLPDGTALASITEDRGE
- a CDS encoding ATP-binding protein — protein: MPIFQCYIGSMRSLQPWIERDLQEKFVFLSGPRQVGKTHLAKAILQNIKGKYYNWDLAEDRRQILAKNFLGDRFVVLDELHKYDRWKSFLKGVYDKYHSTLSVLVTGSARMDIYRKGGDSLVGRYFLFHLHPLTMGEITSPSRILPPKDLFEDAASRGDPALLESLMKFGGFPEPFYKGSEQAHARWSIQRNELLVREDIRDLTNISLLSLIEHLLLLLPDRVGSILSINALKEDLRVAYNTVLSWLNTLENLYLIFILKPYTQQLSRAIHKEKKLYLWDWSQVPSEGARFENLVASHLWKAVQIWRDLGMGNFELFFLRDRDRREVDFLITEAKKPWLLVEAKWGDTQISESLDYFANRLQIPGIQLTAQSNVRKQSGRIQVLSADQWLAGLP